The region AACGACCGCTGCGCGAGTACACCATTGAGATCATTCAGCGCTTTCTGGATAAGTATGACAGCAATGTGCTGCTAGTGGCCGATAAGCTGGACATCGGCAAGTCCACCATCTACCGCATGATCCAGAACAACGAACTGGTCACAAAATAGTATCACGAATCACTCCTTCCCATCATCAGCGGAACTTATACTTCCTATCAAGGTTTCCAGCTAAAACCACAAAGTATAAAGTAGGGTGAGATAACGCCTTCAATCAGATTATTCAAAGTACAACATCAAGTACAGCCGGCGCATTTTAAATGGGCTTTCGGTATGGCAACAATTCATATTATATGCTAAGTAAAGAAGAAGTGCTCCAGCAGTTGGAGGAGGAAAGAAATGCCCGGAAGGCCGCTGAGGAGCTTGCCCAGGCACGACTGCTTGCGCTGGAGCAACTTCAGAGGCAACACTTTTCTGCTAGAAACTCAATTAATCAGGAGCCCCGATCTTTTTTCCCGGATACGGCAACAGCGCCTGACTGGCAAATGCTTCAGGCCGAAGTACAGGACGAGTACCCCAGCCCGGTGTTCCGTCTAAGCTTTTCGGGAGAGATTCTTTCGGCCAACCTGGCTGCGCAGGATTTTATGTATGGCGTGATCAGGCTGCGGCAACAAGGCCTTCGGCGGTTACTGCTGATGCATATCCGGCGCATTAAACGAAAGCGCGGCAACAGGCCAGCCTCATTCGACATCTGCATATCCGGCCGCTACTACCATGTTCTTTTCTACCCGGTTCCTAAAAGAGGGTACTTTAACTTGTACATGACCGATTTTACGGAGCGGCGCAAGGCAGAGACCGCCCTTTCTGAAAGTCAGAGCCTTCTGAGGAATATTGCCCACACCATACCAAACATCGTTTACATCTATCATTTAGAGGAAGATAGGTGCATATACATAAACGAACAGATCATGTCAGCTCTGGGCTATAGTGTGATGGATATTGCCGAGATGGAGGGGCAGATCTTCAAGCATATCGTCGTTCCGGAACAACAGCATAAGATTCAGGAGCATACACAGCGCATGCGCAGCGCCCGGGATGGCGAGGTGATGGAAGTAGAATATTTGGTACACACGAAGGATAAAGGCATTAAGAACCTCTACTGCCGTGAGAGTGTGTACAAACGCAGGGACAGCGGACAGGTACAGCTGGTAATCGGGTCGGCGGAAGATGTAACGCAGCTACGCCGGCAAAGCCATGAATTGTTTCACCAGAAAGAATTTTACGAGGCTATCCTCAACCACATACCCTCCGATGTGGCCGTGTACAACAACCGGCTGCAATACCTCTTCGTGAACCCCGCCGCTATTGGCGATAGTGAATTACGCCGCTGGATAATCGGGAGGACGAACGAGGACTATAGTGCCCGGCGCAATATCCCGCCTACCCGCATGAGGCAACGGAGCCAGCACCTGCAGCGTGTGCTGGAGACCAGAAGCCGCGTGGAGTTTGAGGAGCAGGTTGCTTACCCCGGTGGCAACAAATCCTATTTCCTGCGCAGGTTGAACCCGGTGCTAAACCCACAGGGCGAGGTGGAACTCATCATTGGCCACGGGCTGAACATTACGGACCTGCGTCGCGCCCAGGAGGTACTTATGGCCAGTGAGGAAAAGAATCGCGCCATACTTGCCGCCATCCCCGACCTGATGTTCATCATCGATGGGCAGGGCCAGTACCTCGATATGAGAAACGAGGAACAGAAACACCTGTTCGTACCCAAAGAGCAACTGGTCGGTCAGAATATTTACCAGCTGCTGCCTTCGGAGCTTGCCACAAAATTTATGGAACTGATCGCCAAAGTGATTAGTACGGGGCAGTATGAATGCGTACAATACGAGCTTGATTTGCCAGGCGGGCTGCGCTACTACGACGGCCGTATTCTGAAGTACAGCAACTCGGAGGTTCTGGCCATCATTAGGGATATCACCGAGGAGAAAAAGGCCGGGCAGGAAGTAAAGGAGAAGAATGAGTTTATCCGGCAGGTGCTCGACGCAAGCCCCAGCTTGATTTATGTGAAGGATACCGAAGGAAATATAGTGCTGGCGAACCAGGAGTTTGCCAGGTTGTACGGTAAGCCACTGCATGAAGTACTGGGGCATAATACCGTTGATATTCACCATAATAAAAGCGAAGCAGAGTTCTATCTTGAAACAGACAGGCAGGTAATTGCCGAGCACCGGGAACTACGGTTAGAAGAGCGCCACACAAGTATAACCGGAGAAACCCTTTGGTTCAGTACGATAAAAAAGCCGCTTATAACCAGTGATGGGCAGGTTAACGTGTTGAGTATTTCTACCAATGTGACAGAGCAACGCCTGGCCAACAGCCGCCTGAAAGCAAACGAGGAGCTGCACCGGCTGCTGTCGGAGAACTCCAAGGACATGGTGAGCCTGCACAACCTGGACGGCAGCATTATTTATGTCTCCAAGGCGGTGGAGGAGATGCTGGGCTATTCGCAGGAAGAGATCATGAAGCTGCATCCGAAGGAGGTGATGCATCCGGAGGAGGTAGAGACGGTCTGGGCTCAAATAGAGGAAGAGGTGCTGGAGCTGAAGAAGAATGTCACGCTGCGGC is a window of Pontibacter kalidii DNA encoding:
- a CDS encoding PAS domain S-box protein is translated as MLSKEEVLQQLEEERNARKAAEELAQARLLALEQLQRQHFSARNSINQEPRSFFPDTATAPDWQMLQAEVQDEYPSPVFRLSFSGEILSANLAAQDFMYGVIRLRQQGLRRLLLMHIRRIKRKRGNRPASFDICISGRYYHVLFYPVPKRGYFNLYMTDFTERRKAETALSESQSLLRNIAHTIPNIVYIYHLEEDRCIYINEQIMSALGYSVMDIAEMEGQIFKHIVVPEQQHKIQEHTQRMRSARDGEVMEVEYLVHTKDKGIKNLYCRESVYKRRDSGQVQLVIGSAEDVTQLRRQSHELFHQKEFYEAILNHIPSDVAVYNNRLQYLFVNPAAIGDSELRRWIIGRTNEDYSARRNIPPTRMRQRSQHLQRVLETRSRVEFEEQVAYPGGNKSYFLRRLNPVLNPQGEVELIIGHGLNITDLRRAQEVLMASEEKNRAILAAIPDLMFIIDGQGQYLDMRNEEQKHLFVPKEQLVGQNIYQLLPSELATKFMELIAKVISTGQYECVQYELDLPGGLRYYDGRILKYSNSEVLAIIRDITEEKKAGQEVKEKNEFIRQVLDASPSLIYVKDTEGNIVLANQEFARLYGKPLHEVLGHNTVDIHHNKSEAEFYLETDRQVIAEHRELRLEERHTSITGETLWFSTIKKPLITSDGQVNVLSISTNVTEQRLANSRLKANEELHRLLSENSKDMVSLHNLDGSIIYVSKAVEEMLGYSQEEIMKLHPKEVMHPEEVETVWAQIEEEVLELKKNVTLRHRMVHRDGTTFWVEANVRPILNERGEPLKFQSAVHDISHRRESEMALKNSEKKYRDLINYSPAFICTHDLDGVILTVNPYLLNMLGYTAEEMTGHSLVEFFPKQNEEKFLLYLQQFNTQSLVDGILTILNKENEERYLYYKNYKVEEPNLAPYIIAIAQDITDRMRTEQELTRAKEAAEESARVKENFMANMSHEIRTPMNGILGMATLLRRTELDEAQQNYLDIICQSAENLLVIINDILDIAKIEAGKLELEEIPFNLSETVQHAFKTFIYKAEEKEIAYTLKAVQQSYPTLLGDPYRLNQVLLNLLSNAIKFTEEGSVTLSCQVLEEQQDRLTVEFAVTDTGIGIPPSKIDYIFEGFSQAYSSTTRKYGGTGLGLSICKTLIEMQHGQIWVESSENEGSTFTFILTFPKSAVEQPDLQEEEIDFSSLGKIKVLLAEDNEINIFLAQAILEGWGAQVEVARNGREAVEMAEQGLYDVILMDIQMPEMSGIDATLEIRNLPDAQKSLVPIIALTANALKGDAEKYLAAGMNDYISKPFEEDKLFRKIEVLLPHRRQQGTVEATAAAAESSPREPIYDLALLEKIARGNEEFMRRSKRLIVESVPPTLAGMQQMRDTQDWDGVSAAAHKLKSTIDTLRIEQLKEVVRRIESDAKNRASQPQVKADITLLQHVMEQVLTLLRADLEHE